Proteins encoded in a region of the Nocardia asteroides genome:
- a CDS encoding class II glutamine amidotransferase, whose amino-acid sequence MAYSGEPIRAEDLLFRPKHSLIDQSLHSRLGATTTNGDGFGIGWYGEGTRPAVFKNIEPAWNDRNLREIAAQVRTPLFFAHVRASTGTAVQRSNCHPFRHERWLWMHNGALRGFHEIKRDLVTAIDPVLYPDIEGSTDSEVLFFLALTFGLFDDPFGAVARAVGFVEEVGREHGVADPVQMTVTTTDGTSMWFFRYSSERQSRSLFYSTDIGTLRLLHPEVEVLWELSMEARFVVSEPLRDLPGAWKEVPESAAGVVRAGHEEVRAFQPVAP is encoded by the coding sequence ATGGCTTATTCGGGTGAGCCGATCCGGGCCGAGGACCTCTTGTTCCGGCCGAAGCACTCGTTGATCGACCAGAGTTTGCACTCGCGGCTCGGCGCGACGACCACGAACGGCGACGGCTTCGGGATCGGCTGGTACGGCGAAGGCACACGACCGGCGGTGTTCAAGAACATCGAACCGGCATGGAACGACCGGAACCTGCGCGAGATCGCCGCGCAGGTGCGCACGCCGCTGTTCTTCGCGCACGTGCGCGCGTCGACCGGGACCGCGGTCCAGCGCAGCAACTGCCACCCGTTCCGGCACGAGCGGTGGTTGTGGATGCACAACGGAGCGCTGCGCGGCTTCCACGAGATCAAGCGCGATCTCGTCACGGCGATCGACCCGGTCCTGTATCCCGATATCGAGGGCTCCACCGACTCGGAGGTCCTGTTCTTCCTCGCGCTCACCTTCGGCCTCTTCGACGACCCGTTCGGCGCGGTCGCCCGGGCGGTCGGGTTCGTCGAGGAGGTCGGCCGGGAGCACGGCGTCGCCGATCCGGTGCAGATGACCGTCACGACCACCGACGGTACGTCGATGTGGTTCTTCCGGTACTCCAGCGAGCGGCAGTCGCGGTCCTTGTTCTACTCCACAGATATCGGAACACTGCGGCTGCTGCATCCGGAGGTCGAAGTCCTCTGGGAGCTCAGCATGGAAGCCCGCTTCGTGGTCTCCGAGCCGCTGCGCGACCTGCCGGGGGCGTGGAAGGAAGTGCCGGAATCGGCAGCCGGTGTCGTTCGTGCCGGTCACGAGGAGGTCAGGGCATTCCAGCCGGTGGCTCCATGA
- a CDS encoding DUF4389 domain-containing protein, whose product MEPEKPVVPTAPIRVRGDLDPALSRWMWLVKWLLAIPHYIVLFFLHIAYAVLTIVAFFAILVTGKYPRRLFDFNVGVMRWGWRVVFYALSVLGTDKYPPFSLRPNAEYPADLEIDYPESLHRGLVLVKWWLLAIPHYLIVAAAVSGGIALGMSDGDDWSGGSISLLSVLLLVALIALLFTARYPQGVYDFVMGINRWVIRVQAYAGLMRDEYPPFRLDQGARESE is encoded by the coding sequence ATGGAACCAGAGAAGCCCGTCGTACCGACCGCGCCGATTCGCGTTCGAGGCGATCTGGACCCCGCGTTGTCGCGGTGGATGTGGCTGGTCAAGTGGCTACTAGCCATTCCGCACTACATCGTGTTGTTCTTCCTGCACATCGCGTACGCGGTGCTCACGATCGTCGCCTTCTTCGCGATCCTTGTCACCGGCAAGTACCCGCGGCGCCTGTTCGACTTCAATGTCGGCGTCATGCGCTGGGGATGGCGGGTGGTCTTCTACGCGCTCTCGGTGCTCGGCACCGACAAGTATCCGCCGTTCAGTCTGCGGCCGAACGCCGAATACCCGGCGGACCTGGAGATCGACTACCCGGAGTCGCTGCACCGCGGTCTGGTGCTGGTGAAGTGGTGGCTGCTGGCCATTCCGCACTATTTGATCGTCGCCGCGGCAGTGAGCGGGGGTATCGCGCTCGGGATGAGTGATGGCGACGACTGGAGCGGTGGCTCGATCTCGTTGCTGAGCGTCCTGCTGCTCGTCGCGCTGATCGCGCTGCTGTTCACGGCGCGGTACCCCCAGGGCGTCTACGACTTCGTCATGGGCATCAACCGCTGGGTCATTCGCGTCCAGGCGTACGCCGGCCTGATGCGGGACGAGTACCCGCCCTTCCGTCTCGACCAGGGAGCTCGCGAGTCCGAGTGA
- a CDS encoding DUF4254 domain-containing protein yields MHTEYAQRSFGTEELPSSAAVLRAIREPGENQHRHSVLHAARELVDCHERRQRALERAHVPGASNTLVAACSQQVDDIDGCRAEWIGRIDAWVAANVPHRQGASLHTETLGAVIDRIAAKWVAARRYLGDEVTPAPGAAQVGGEAHLRWTRLAELIDGYQDLITDVIEHRRRLPVW; encoded by the coding sequence ATGCACACCGAATACGCTCAGCGCAGTTTCGGCACCGAAGAGCTGCCGTCGTCCGCGGCGGTGCTTCGCGCGATTCGCGAACCCGGTGAGAATCAGCACCGGCACAGCGTGCTGCACGCGGCGCGCGAACTCGTCGACTGCCACGAGCGACGGCAGCGGGCGCTCGAACGAGCACACGTCCCGGGGGCGTCCAACACCCTCGTCGCGGCGTGCAGCCAACAGGTGGACGACATCGACGGCTGCCGCGCCGAATGGATCGGACGTATCGACGCGTGGGTCGCCGCGAACGTGCCGCACCGCCAGGGCGCATCCCTGCACACCGAGACACTCGGCGCGGTCATCGATCGGATCGCGGCGAAATGGGTTGCGGCTCGGCGCTATTTGGGCGACGAGGTCACGCCTGCGCCGGGTGCCGCGCAGGTGGGCGGGGAAGCCCACCTGCGATGGACCCGGCTGGCCGAACTGATCGACGGCTATCAGGATCTGATCACCGACGTCATCGAACACCGGCGCAGGCTGCCGGTGTGGTGA
- a CDS encoding acyl-CoA desaturase, protein MTILTETENGPLVLSPDQIEELGGELDELRAAIVADLGERDREYLYSIIKAQRGFEIAGRGLMYLGFLPPVWLAAVAALSVSKILDNMEIGHNVMHGQYDWMREPGLNSRVFEWDTVCPADQWKHSHNYLHHTYTNIHNKDRDIGYSILRMDEAQEWNVLRLGQPLYAFVLMMLFEWGVMGHDLEVENILAGKKKWPEVKKLLLGQWRKAGRQVLKDYLVFPALTGPLFFHTLAGNATANLVRNVWAFAIIFCGHFPTGVQTFTEEETADETRGEWYIRQMLGSANITGSKLFHIMSGNLSHQIEHHLFPDLPASRYPEMAPTVRALCEKYGLPYNAGPLGKQIGSVWKKIFKLALPPRWVESEPSPGVIVMRQPKASEAGV, encoded by the coding sequence ATGACCATACTGACCGAAACCGAGAACGGACCGCTGGTCCTGAGCCCGGACCAGATCGAGGAACTCGGCGGGGAACTCGATGAACTGCGCGCCGCGATCGTCGCCGATCTGGGCGAGCGTGACCGGGAATACCTGTACTCGATCATCAAGGCGCAGCGCGGGTTCGAGATCGCCGGGCGCGGCCTGATGTATCTCGGCTTCCTTCCGCCGGTCTGGCTGGCCGCGGTGGCGGCGCTGAGTGTGTCGAAAATCCTGGACAACATGGAGATCGGCCACAACGTCATGCACGGCCAGTACGACTGGATGCGCGAGCCCGGGCTGAACTCCCGGGTGTTCGAGTGGGACACGGTCTGCCCGGCCGACCAGTGGAAGCACTCGCACAACTACTTGCACCACACCTACACCAACATCCACAACAAGGACCGCGACATCGGCTACTCCATCCTTCGTATGGACGAGGCCCAGGAGTGGAACGTGCTGCGGCTCGGGCAGCCGCTGTACGCCTTCGTGCTCATGATGCTGTTCGAGTGGGGCGTGATGGGCCACGACCTCGAGGTCGAGAACATCCTGGCGGGCAAGAAGAAGTGGCCCGAGGTCAAGAAGCTGCTCTTGGGCCAGTGGCGCAAGGCGGGCAGGCAGGTGCTCAAGGACTACCTGGTGTTCCCCGCCCTGACCGGTCCGCTGTTCTTCCACACGCTGGCGGGCAACGCCACCGCCAACCTGGTGCGCAACGTGTGGGCCTTCGCCATCATCTTCTGCGGTCACTTCCCGACCGGCGTACAGACGTTCACCGAGGAGGAGACCGCGGACGAGACCCGCGGCGAGTGGTACATCCGGCAGATGCTCGGCTCGGCGAACATCACCGGAAGCAAGCTGTTCCACATCATGTCCGGCAATTTGTCGCACCAGATCGAACACCACCTGTTTCCGGACCTGCCCGCGAGCCGTTATCCGGAGATGGCGCCCACCGTGCGCGCATTGTGTGAAAAGTACGGTTTGCCGTACAACGCCGGCCCGCTCGGTAAGCAGATCGGCTCGGTGTGGAAGAAGATCTTCAAACTGGCACTGCCGCCTCGCTGGGTCGAGAGCGAGCCGTCTCCCGGTGTTATCGTGATGCGACAGCCGAAGGCGAGCGAAGCGGGCGTGTGA
- a CDS encoding ferredoxin reductase: MVDLINLVQTLTSPHPLDRYLELVRPTLTVRDMRAEITHVRRSAPGSVTLTLRPTRQWKGHVAGQYVQIGVVIDGVRHTRCYSPVNPEGGRDRHIQLTVKAHPGGLVSQFLYHHAAPGMVVDLTPAEGVFRLPEPRPKRMLLISGGSGITPVLSMLRTLAEENHPGEVVFLHYAKSPGVLPHRAELDAITQRHPNFRIELRYPHRAQDVAPRVDPGAPWVDLARPKTGGYFDYDELERVAPWFADAQTYVCGPQSLMDAVRTIYQAEQLEDRLHTEEFTLSVAPADTADAHGTVSFSASGLSAQNNGASLLEQAESAGLSPEYGCRMGICFSCTAVRRSGCTRNLRTGETDSDPDQPIQLCISAPVGDVEVDI; the protein is encoded by the coding sequence ATGGTGGATCTCATCAACCTGGTGCAGACCCTGACCTCGCCACACCCGCTGGACCGGTATCTGGAGCTGGTCCGTCCCACTCTCACCGTGCGGGACATGCGGGCCGAAATCACCCATGTGCGCCGCTCGGCGCCGGGTTCGGTGACGCTCACGCTGCGCCCGACGCGGCAGTGGAAAGGCCACGTCGCAGGACAGTACGTCCAGATCGGCGTGGTGATCGATGGCGTGCGGCACACGCGGTGCTATTCGCCGGTCAATCCGGAAGGCGGTCGGGATCGCCACATCCAACTGACCGTGAAGGCGCATCCGGGCGGCTTGGTGTCGCAGTTCCTCTACCACCACGCCGCCCCCGGCATGGTGGTCGACCTGACGCCCGCCGAGGGCGTGTTCCGCCTGCCCGAGCCGCGTCCGAAGCGCATGCTGCTGATCAGCGGCGGCAGCGGCATCACGCCGGTGCTGTCCATGCTGCGCACGCTCGCCGAGGAGAACCATCCGGGCGAGGTCGTGTTCCTGCACTACGCGAAGTCGCCCGGGGTGCTGCCGCACCGAGCCGAACTGGACGCGATCACGCAGCGGCACCCGAACTTCCGCATCGAGCTGCGGTATCCGCATCGGGCGCAGGACGTGGCGCCACGGGTCGACCCCGGCGCGCCGTGGGTGGACCTGGCCCGTCCGAAGACCGGCGGATATTTCGACTACGACGAACTGGAGCGCGTCGCGCCTTGGTTCGCCGACGCGCAGACCTATGTCTGCGGCCCGCAGTCGCTGATGGACGCGGTGCGGACGATCTATCAGGCCGAGCAGCTGGAAGACCGGCTGCACACCGAGGAGTTCACGCTGTCGGTCGCACCGGCCGACACCGCGGACGCTCATGGCACGGTGAGCTTCTCGGCCAGCGGGTTGAGCGCGCAGAACAACGGCGCCAGCCTGCTCGAGCAGGCCGAATCCGCCGGACTGAGTCCCGAGTACGGCTGCCGCATGGGGATCTGCTTCTCCTGCACGGCGGTACGCCGCTCCGGCTGCACGCGCAATCTGCGCACCGGCGAAACCGACAGTGACCCCGACCAGCCGATCCAGCTGTGCATCAGCGCGCCGGTCGGCGACGTCGAGGTCGACATCTGA
- a CDS encoding TetR family transcriptional regulator — protein sequence MVNGCMLTGMSEQAATRGERKERTRQALLDGTLALAAERGFAALSLREIARSAGIVPTAFYRHFASLEDLGATLVDDGVTALRLALREVRRNAEASLSDTVRFVFAQVGPKRDLFGFLTRERHGGSAALRTAIAREIHLIVRELVADLSRIRALDSWTPRDLEIAADLMVTTVTDGIAAYVAAAPRQEQAIIDRTVQQMRLIALGMGSWRPPNRR from the coding sequence ATGGTGAACGGATGTATGCTCACCGGAATGAGCGAGCAGGCGGCGACCCGAGGCGAGCGCAAGGAGCGGACCAGGCAGGCACTGCTGGACGGCACCCTCGCGTTGGCCGCGGAGCGCGGATTCGCCGCGCTCAGCCTGCGGGAGATCGCCCGCTCGGCAGGGATCGTGCCGACAGCGTTCTACCGGCATTTCGCGTCGCTGGAGGACCTCGGCGCCACGCTGGTCGATGACGGCGTCACCGCACTGCGGCTGGCGTTGCGCGAAGTCCGCCGCAACGCCGAGGCGAGCCTGTCGGACACGGTGCGATTCGTGTTCGCGCAGGTCGGCCCCAAGCGCGATCTGTTCGGTTTCCTGACCAGGGAGCGCCACGGCGGGTCGGCGGCGCTGCGCACGGCCATCGCGCGGGAGATCCACCTGATCGTGCGGGAACTCGTCGCCGATCTCTCCCGGATCAGGGCCCTGGACTCCTGGACCCCGCGGGACCTGGAAATCGCCGCCGACCTGATGGTCACGACGGTCACCGACGGAATCGCCGCCTACGTGGCGGCGGCGCCGCGCCAGGAGCAGGCGATCATCGACCGCACCGTTCAGCAGATGCGGTTGATCGCACTCGGCATGGGCAGCTGGCGGCCGCCGAACCGGC